ATTTTAAACACAAAAAAGCAAACAGCAGGGCCAGGGGAATAATTATGGAAACAATTACTGTTGTACGCCAATCGGCCATGAATATAAATACGATTACCGTTACCAGGATGATCCCTTCCACCAGGTTATGCATTACGGTATGGGTACAGTAACTCATCAGGTTGTCGCGGTCATAAAACGTAACCATCTTTACGTCGGCCGGCAGTACTTTTGTATTCAGTTCGTCTATTTTTTGTTTCAGCCGCTGTAACACTTCACCCGGATTCTCGCCTTTTCGCATTACTACAATTCCCTCTACCGCGTCATCGTTATTGTTCAGGCCCACCTGTCCTACGCGCGGGGCGCTTGATTCAGTAACCGAAGCTACATTCTTTACGAGTACGGGATTGCCATGTTCATTATCCACTATCGTATTCTCAATATCTTCTATAGTGGTAAGCAGCCCCAGCCCCCTGACCACATAAGCCTGTCCATTCTTTTCGATTACATCTCCCCCAACGTTCAGGTTACTTTTAGATACCCGTTCAAATACCTGTAATGGGGTCAGGTCAAATTTTTGCAGTTTTACCGGGTCGGCACTTATTTCATAAATCTTTTGCTGACCGCCAAAGGCCACCAGGTCAGCAATGCCGGGAACAGATCGGAGCTGACGGTCAATTACCCAGTTTTGTATCGTCAACAAATCACGGGTATCCCTTTTATCACTTTGTAATGTATAACGAAAAACCTCCCCGGTAGGTCCATAGGGAGGTTGTACATCAGGCTCCACTTCTTCCGGCAATTGCACATTCCGCAACTGGTTATTGACCTGCTGGCGGGCGAAAAAATCTTCCACATCATCTTCAAAAATGATCTTGATAACAGAAAGGCCAAACATGGTGATGGAACGTACATTCGTTTTTCGTTGCACGCTGTTCATGGCGATCTCTATGGGAGTGGTTACGAATCTTTCCACCTCTTCGGCACTACGTCCATTCCATTCTGTAACTATTATAATCTGCGTATTGGTAACATCGGGAAATGCTTCGATGGGGATTTTTAGAAAACTGTATATGCCGGCTATTATAATAATGCCTACCCAAAAAAAAGTGAAAAACCTGTTCTTGATCGAAAATCCTATTATATTCTTGATGAATTTGTTCATGCTCAGTTTTTTAGAACCATTCTTTCAGGTAATAGGTGATTGTAATGTTAATCATTCAACGCATCATAGATCAACAGCTGGTTTTGACAAACTACTGTTTCCCCCTCCTGTAGCCCATCCAAAATATAAGCATCGTCACCTGACTGGCGGTAAACGTCTATTGCCCTCGTCTCTATATGACTGCGGTCTTTATACACCATTACCCAGTTTTTGCTTTTGTCGAATATTATTGAAGAGGATGGGATCGTGATAAGTTTTCTTTTCTCGTTGTAACGCAACGATACAGTTGCACTCATTTCCGGTTTCAGGGCCAGGTCGGTATTAGGGATCCGGATGCGTACTTTCATGGCTTTTGTATCGGGATCGAGAATATTAAAGATGCGATCTACTTTGCCGGTAAATACCCTGTCGGGGTAACTGATGGTTTTAATGGAAGCATCCATTCCCTGCGATATTAATCCGATATCAGATTCGTTCACATTTGCCAGTACCCATACCTCATCAATTTGTGCAATAGAGAATAGATTGTTTACATTATTACTGTTTAACAGTACATTTTGCGTGACATTTTTTTCAATAATAAATCCACTGATAGGCGCAGTGACATTATACAAATCCCCCTGCTTCAAATTATAAATACCATACACTTCATTGATGCGGTGTAAAGCGCCTTTGGCCTTTTCCAGTTCCTTTTCTGCGGCTACCAGGTCTTTTTCAGAGTTTAATTTACCTGCAAACAAGTCTTTGGCCACCTGCAGATTTTTTTCGGCGATCGCTACGTCATTAACAGCATCAAGACGTTCCTTTTCGTAGCCGGCCACTTCCCCACTTCTGATAACCGCCAGTACCTGGTTCTGTTTCACGTAATCTCCCAGTTCTACATTTACTTTAATAACATTGCCGCCTACTATTGGAAATACCTGTGACAGTTTACTGTTGTCAGCAGTGATTTTTCCGTATAACCTCAATTCATTTTTTACATCATCCAATGTTGCTTTGGTAAACTTTGTTTTTGCTAACATGGTATCGGTCAGGACAAATGTATCAGCTGAACTATCTAAAGTTTTTTTATTTCGACAACTATCTAAAAAAAGATGCATGATAACACAAAGCAAAATAAGTCTCATATAAATCAGTTTAATATAAGGGATATGCAATCGTGTAATTAATAGCTTCAGCCGATAATGCCAGTTGTTTACGGATGCGATTTACTTCTGCAACACTTTCGTTATAGGACTCGAAAAAGTCAACAAACTCTATTATGCTGATATTCCGTTTAAGAAAATTGACCGTCATGCCGTTGTATACATCCGTAAAGTCGGTATTGTAAATTTGCCTGGTTTTCTGAAATTCCTGGATGCTGCGTTGCATGTTATACCAGGCCTCATTTACCTCGCTTTCGATCGCTGTTTGTTGAACCTGCTGATTAACTGCACTCAGTTTGGTTTGTGTTTCGGCAAAACGGATATTACCCTGGTTACGATTCCATAACGGCAAAGGAACGCCAACAGTAAGCATAAACTGATGTAGAAATGCATTGCCCCGCTGATCGTAGGAAGTTCCCAGCAGCAGATCAGGCACCGCCAGGCTTTTCTGATATTGAACATTTAAACCGGCGATGGTTTTGTTGATTTCCGTGAGGTGATAATCCGCCCTGTGTTGCAGGGCCATCTGTTGAAGTGAATCCAGGATTGTCAATTGCTCATACCTGTCCCAAACCAGGTCATCCAATTGAGGTATAATGAAATTTTTAGCCTGCAAAAGCAATTGCAGATCCTTTTGCTCCCGCTGAATAGATTGAAGAAGATCGGTTTTGTCGTTATTTAATTTAATATAAACCGATTTTAGCCTTACCACCTCTT
The Niastella koreensis GR20-10 genome window above contains:
- a CDS encoding efflux RND transporter periplasmic adaptor subunit, with the translated sequence MLAKTKFTKATLDDVKNELRLYGKITADNSKLSQVFPIVGGNVIKVNVELGDYVKQNQVLAVIRSGEVAGYEKERLDAVNDVAIAEKNLQVAKDLFAGKLNSEKDLVAAEKELEKAKGALHRINEVYGIYNLKQGDLYNVTAPISGFIIEKNVTQNVLLNSNNVNNLFSIAQIDEVWVLANVNESDIGLISQGMDASIKTISYPDRVFTGKVDRIFNILDPDTKAMKVRIRIPNTDLALKPEMSATVSLRYNEKRKLITIPSSSIIFDKSKNWVMVYKDRSHIETRAIDVYRQSGDDAYILDGLQEGETVVCQNQLLIYDALND
- a CDS encoding TolC family protein, producing the protein MKYCKAILTALFVLTTLLLNAQDSLSLTLDKADKLFLEKNLLLIAGQFNINAQKTLEIQAGLYPNPQFTAGLNIWDADNKKLFYVGEAGEKAFEFDQLILLGGKRKKQVELARQNTRLAELELEDLLRNLKYQLHNNLFSVYFDLLTLKKYNLQLQQLETIVSSYEEQTKKGNIPLKEVVRLKSVYIKLNNDKTDLLQSIQREQKDLQLLLQAKNFIIPQLDDLVWDRYEQLTILDSLQQMALQHRADYHLTEINKTIAGLNVQYQKSLAVPDLLLGTSYDQRGNAFLHQFMLTVGVPLPLWNRNQGNIRFAETQTKLSAVNQQVQQTAIESEVNEAWYNMQRSIQEFQKTRQIYNTDFTDVYNGMTVNFLKRNISIIEFVDFFESYNESVAEVNRIRKQLALSAEAINYTIAYPLY